The Caballeronia sp. Lep1P3 genome window below encodes:
- a CDS encoding group III truncated hemoglobin has product MNPDQLTDATAREREPNKTNVRALVEAFYRRVDDDPLLGPIFARELAGRWDEHLAKMTTFWSSLVLGSKQYRGNVQEAHRPLEGIEPQHFARWLSLFLNTVEARYEPAAAVQFMEPALRIAQSLQLSKFGWDYRIPPEQEKLLAALKRHRTGGIDAPRFPERPAGEPFPAKFVGKPARDD; this is encoded by the coding sequence ATGAATCCAGACCAACTGACCGATGCCACCGCGCGCGAGCGCGAGCCCAACAAAACGAACGTGCGCGCCCTCGTCGAAGCCTTCTACCGCCGCGTCGACGACGATCCGCTGCTCGGGCCGATTTTCGCCCGCGAACTGGCGGGCCGCTGGGACGAGCATCTCGCGAAGATGACGACGTTCTGGTCGAGCCTCGTGCTCGGCTCGAAACAATATCGGGGAAACGTGCAGGAAGCGCACCGGCCGCTGGAAGGCATCGAGCCGCAGCATTTCGCGCGCTGGCTCTCGCTATTTCTGAACACCGTCGAAGCGCGCTACGAGCCGGCCGCCGCCGTCCAGTTCATGGAACCGGCGCTGCGCATCGCGCAAAGCCTGCAGTTGAGCAAGTTCGGTTGGGACTACCGGATTCCGCCCGAGCAGGAAAAACTGCTCGCCGCGCTCAAGCGTCATCGCACGGGCGGCATCGACGCGCCGCGGTTTCCGGAGCGCCCCGCTGGCGAGCCGTTTCCCGCCAAGTTCGTCGGCAAGCCGGCGCGCGACGACTGA
- the moaE gene encoding molybdopterin synthase catalytic subunit MoaE gives MTTRAKVRVQEADFDISAEVAALRADNPKVGAVACFVGTVRDLNEGSAIETMELEHYPGMTEKSLEAIADEARERWRGSDVLIVHRVGKLRPLDQIVLVATTAMHRAEAFESCAFVMDYLKTQAPFWKKEKTESGERWVDARESDDAALARWSAPSN, from the coding sequence ATGACGACGCGTGCGAAGGTCCGCGTGCAGGAAGCCGATTTCGACATCAGCGCCGAAGTGGCCGCGCTGCGCGCCGACAACCCGAAGGTCGGCGCGGTGGCGTGCTTCGTCGGCACGGTGCGCGATCTGAACGAAGGCAGCGCAATCGAGACGATGGAACTGGAGCACTATCCCGGCATGACGGAGAAGTCGCTCGAAGCGATCGCCGACGAAGCGCGCGAACGCTGGCGCGGCTCGGACGTGCTGATCGTGCATCGCGTGGGCAAGCTCAGGCCGCTCGATCAGATCGTGCTCGTCGCGACCACGGCGATGCATCGCGCCGAAGCGTTCGAATCCTGCGCGTTCGTGATGGACTATCTCAAGACGCAGGCGCCGTTCTGGAAGAAGGAAAAGACCGAAAGCGGCGAGCGCTGGGTGGACGCGCGCGAATCGGACGACGCGGCGCTCGCCCGCTGGAGCGCGCCGTCCAACTGA